One Kitasatospora sp. NBC_01266 genomic window carries:
- a CDS encoding tyrosine-type recombinase/integrase: protein MEEFRSFLVKLPSGINYWTVLDAGLRPVVAADEFLINARLGRDLAESTTRAYATSIALYLRWCARIEMGWPQATVRLGRFVHWLQHDAGDGENLVVLVRPVRGARRVNCVLSAVREFIRFAVSTGLADSAALEPLYDLVPVWDLPPELRGEGQTRWRSRARHRLREAESLVDAASPEEILGLLRACRNARDRFIIVALWRMGLRRGELTGVRREDVHFLADASRLGCGIAAAHLHVRRRENVNGAAAKSRRHRPIPADWLVVQAYDRFMAERDACRQAQGCDFLLVNLFRAPLGAPMRPQALNELLEALSRRAELERGVHPHMARHAFGSGVVAAGATLDEFKELMGHASFASGEPYLHPDPRRLRAAVESVPLPREIPSEVNW from the coding sequence ATGGAGGAGTTCAGATCGTTCTTGGTGAAACTGCCGTCCGGGATCAACTACTGGACGGTGCTTGATGCGGGGCTGCGGCCGGTGGTCGCGGCTGACGAGTTCTTGATCAATGCCCGGTTGGGTCGGGATCTGGCGGAGTCCACGACGCGTGCGTACGCGACATCGATCGCCCTGTACCTGCGGTGGTGCGCGCGGATCGAGATGGGCTGGCCGCAGGCGACGGTTCGGCTGGGCCGGTTCGTGCACTGGTTGCAGCACGATGCTGGCGACGGCGAGAACCTGGTGGTGCTGGTCCGCCCGGTACGCGGTGCCCGACGGGTGAACTGCGTCCTTTCCGCAGTACGGGAGTTCATCCGGTTTGCGGTCTCGACGGGCCTGGCGGACTCGGCGGCGCTGGAGCCGCTCTACGACTTGGTCCCGGTCTGGGACCTGCCACCGGAGTTGCGCGGAGAAGGGCAGACCCGGTGGCGCTCTCGGGCCCGGCACCGGCTGCGTGAGGCCGAGTCGCTTGTGGACGCGGCGTCACCGGAGGAGATCCTGGGTCTGCTGCGAGCATGTCGGAACGCCCGGGACCGGTTCATCATCGTGGCGTTGTGGCGAATGGGCTTGCGCCGGGGTGAGTTGACCGGTGTTCGCCGCGAGGATGTCCATTTCCTTGCCGATGCCTCGCGGTTGGGCTGTGGGATCGCCGCAGCTCACCTGCATGTCCGGCGCCGGGAGAACGTGAACGGGGCGGCGGCCAAGTCGCGTCGGCACCGGCCGATCCCGGCGGACTGGCTGGTGGTGCAGGCTTACGACCGGTTCATGGCCGAGCGGGATGCCTGCCGGCAGGCCCAGGGGTGCGATTTCCTGCTGGTGAACCTGTTCCGGGCGCCGTTGGGGGCGCCGATGCGTCCGCAGGCGTTGAACGAGTTGCTCGAGGCGCTGTCGCGGCGGGCCGAGCTGGAGCGCGGGGTTCATCCGCACATGGCTCGCCACGCGTTCGGTTCGGGCGTCGTGGCCGCCGGTGCGACCTTGGACGAGTTCAAGGAGCTCATGGGTCACGCCTCGTTCGCCTCCGGCGAGCCGTACTTGCATCCCGATCCGCGGCGGTTGCGGGCTGCGGTGGAGAGTGTGCCGTTGCCCCGTGAGATTCCCAGCGAGGTGAACTGGTGA
- a CDS encoding tyrosine-type recombinase/integrase: MSATSLRPLPVDPQHEDLARLRARLRTDFLTRAGWDEATGVLTPDRRDPLLGLEDCPVADCRAPLPRRAAKLCDRCARRFESAGVAWEEFLRLPGGGMSFGDRTCTVAGCPRPGRGREALCQAHTWQRTQRPALTVEQWAALPGVVPLSDLGRCRAIACIRRASAVDLRLCQAHHSRWNKQRRALALTVEDFDGWLARQTSVAVGQVNILTPLPERVRLEVLLALQQRTDLGLRTFPTALRYLINLLHTRQAASLLGLTGVPSTSIRTDAGALLRSLTKELYCHLSGPDVESRRDRWNLQVFGLPGTLDFTPIRQRWLRETVKAWTIEDLPLRYGKQQASQPRQVISAITLLSESLHLSASEGGEVPALLGRSDIVAFCNRMSHAERTGQMTLDSRIRLVRLARRLLDEARQLGLTRTGGPAAGLPGDFSLRRGDIPTEPDRGEAGRDLPPHIIRAISANLTVLQKRCGKAERRITEILIDTGRRPEEVCALPWDCLVHDSTGQPVLVYTDFKNNRIGRRLPIPHDTAQVIAAQKKDVTARFPDTPVERLALFPRDAGNRDGAKPIGADAYSNAHRIFIDAIAHLLIDHDGLPFNPAAVVPYAYRHSYAQRHADQGVPPDVLRDLMGHRSMRTTAGYYRVSAHRLRSAVDKVARHQFDGAGNRVFQQAAALLADDRTRIAVGQVAVPFGMCTEPSNVKAGGQACPFKYTCIGCGHFRSDPSYLPELKSYLQQLLADRERITAAAELTECARAQLMPPSEQIDQLRALIRRIETDLDQLSDTDRDQIQKAITALRGARQRVDLGMPTIRTPRTPAE, translated from the coding sequence GTGAGTGCAACTTCCCTCCGTCCCCTGCCGGTTGATCCGCAGCATGAGGACCTGGCCCGGCTGCGTGCCCGCCTGCGTACGGACTTCCTGACCCGCGCCGGCTGGGACGAGGCCACCGGTGTGCTCACGCCCGACCGGCGGGATCCGCTGCTGGGCCTGGAGGACTGTCCGGTGGCGGACTGCCGGGCTCCGCTGCCGAGGCGGGCGGCGAAGCTCTGTGACCGGTGCGCCAGGCGGTTCGAATCCGCTGGAGTGGCGTGGGAGGAGTTCCTGCGGCTGCCCGGCGGCGGCATGAGCTTCGGGGACCGGACCTGCACGGTCGCCGGGTGTCCGCGGCCCGGCCGAGGCCGGGAGGCGCTGTGCCAGGCCCATACCTGGCAGCGCACGCAACGGCCTGCCCTGACAGTAGAACAGTGGGCGGCCCTTCCGGGAGTCGTGCCGTTGAGTGATCTGGGGCGGTGCCGCGCGATCGCCTGCATCCGCCGCGCCAGCGCGGTCGACCTCCGGTTGTGTCAGGCGCACCATTCCCGCTGGAACAAGCAGCGCAGAGCTCTGGCCCTGACAGTCGAGGACTTCGACGGCTGGCTCGCGCGGCAGACCAGTGTCGCGGTGGGACAGGTCAACATCCTCACACCGCTTCCCGAACGGGTCCGGCTCGAAGTCCTGCTCGCCCTGCAACAGCGCACCGACCTGGGCCTGCGGACGTTTCCGACCGCCCTGCGCTACCTGATCAACCTCCTCCACACGCGCCAGGCCGCCTCGCTGCTGGGTCTGACCGGCGTGCCCAGCACCAGCATCCGCACTGACGCCGGGGCCCTGCTGCGATCGCTGACAAAGGAGCTGTACTGCCATCTGTCCGGCCCGGACGTGGAATCCCGCCGTGACCGGTGGAATCTGCAGGTCTTCGGCCTGCCCGGAACCCTGGACTTCACGCCGATCCGTCAGCGCTGGCTGCGCGAGACCGTCAAGGCATGGACGATCGAAGACCTGCCCCTTCGCTACGGCAAGCAGCAGGCCAGCCAGCCCCGCCAGGTGATCAGCGCGATCACCCTCCTCTCTGAAAGCCTGCACCTGAGCGCCTCCGAGGGCGGCGAAGTACCGGCGCTGCTGGGCCGCTCGGACATCGTGGCGTTCTGCAACCGGATGTCCCATGCCGAGCGCACAGGGCAGATGACCCTGGACAGCCGAATCCGGCTCGTCCGCCTGGCCCGCCGACTCCTCGACGAGGCCCGCCAGCTGGGTCTCACCCGCACAGGCGGCCCGGCCGCCGGGCTGCCGGGCGACTTCAGCCTGCGGCGCGGCGACATCCCCACCGAGCCCGACAGAGGCGAGGCCGGCCGCGACCTTCCCCCGCACATCATCCGCGCCATCAGCGCCAACCTCACTGTATTGCAAAAGCGTTGCGGCAAGGCGGAGCGCCGGATCACCGAGATCCTGATCGACACCGGACGCCGTCCGGAGGAGGTCTGCGCGTTGCCCTGGGACTGCCTGGTTCACGACAGCACCGGTCAACCCGTGCTGGTCTACACCGACTTCAAGAACAACCGGATCGGACGTCGCCTGCCCATCCCGCACGACACCGCGCAGGTCATCGCGGCCCAGAAGAAGGACGTCACCGCCCGCTTCCCCGATACCCCGGTGGAACGGCTGGCCCTGTTTCCCCGGGACGCGGGCAACCGGGACGGCGCCAAGCCGATCGGCGCGGACGCCTACAGCAACGCGCACCGGATCTTCATCGACGCCATCGCCCACCTGCTCATCGACCACGACGGGCTGCCGTTCAACCCGGCTGCCGTCGTCCCGTACGCCTACCGGCACTCCTACGCTCAGCGGCACGCCGACCAGGGCGTCCCGCCCGATGTGCTGCGGGATTTGATGGGCCATCGAAGTATGCGCACGACGGCCGGGTACTACCGGGTCTCCGCGCACCGATTGCGTTCGGCGGTCGACAAAGTCGCCCGGCATCAGTTCGACGGAGCCGGCAACCGCGTCTTCCAGCAGGCCGCGGCCCTGCTTGCCGACGACCGTACCCGCATCGCCGTAGGCCAGGTCGCCGTTCCGTTCGGCATGTGCACCGAACCCAGCAACGTCAAGGCTGGCGGGCAGGCATGCCCGTTCAAGTACACCTGCATCGGCTGCGGCCATTTCCGTAGCGACCCCTCCTACCTGCCGGAGCTCAAGTCCTACCTGCAGCAACTCCTCGCCGACCGTGAACGCATCACCGCAGCGGCAGAGTTGACCGAGTGTGCTCGCGCCCAGCTGATGCCGCCCAGCGAACAGATCGACCAGCTCCGCGCACTGATCCGCCGCATCGAGACCGACCTCGACCAGCTCAGCGACACCGACCGTGACCAGATCCAGAAGGCGATCACCGCCCTGCGCGGCGCCCGCCAGCGCGTGGACCTG